One Desulfobulbaceae bacterium DB1 genomic window, AGCCAGCACAGCCAAAACAATTTTATTCCTTTTCTGCAGGAAACCATCTCCCGTGCCAAGTCTTTAACCAAAAAGTCACTGTTATTCAGGCTTGACTCCGGACACGATGCTGTCGAGACCCGAGCAACGCTTTATGGCCACAAAAAGGTCGATTACATCCTGAAATGGAATCCCCGCAAGCAGGACCTTCCCGCCTGGCTGGCCCGTGGGCTGCAAGAAGGAGAAGTGAGCGAACCACGACGCGGCAAACGGGTTGCCGTATTCAGTTTCAACCAGCTTCAGGAGCACGAGGGCAAGGAGTTCAGTACCCGCCTGATCGTCCGCGTGATTGAACGTACCATTGACAAACGCGGCCAGTTGCTGCTGGTGCCGGATATAGAACTTGAGGGCTGGTGGACATCCCTTTACCTGCCGGAAAAAGAGATCATCAAGCTCTACCGGGACCACGGCACAAGCGAGCAGTTTCACAGCGAATTTAAAACCGACATGGATCTTGAGCGGTTGCCTTCGGGAAAATTTGCGACCAATTCCTTGATCATGTCCTTGGCCGGCTTGGCTTATAACATCTTGCGGTTTATCGGCCAGCTTGGCCTTCTCGGTGATCGCTCACCAGTGCGCCACTCGGCAAAGCGCAGGAGAATTCGTACCGTTATTCAGGAACTCATGTACCGTGCAGCCAGACTGATTGAGACCGGCAGGAAACTGAAGCTGCGGTTCAGCCGCCACTGTTGCGCATTTGACTCGTTTCAGGCCGTTTATAACCGGCTTGCCTTTGGCTAATGCAAGAACAGAAGAGAAATTTGCCGGAAAGTGGCTGAACAGCAGGCCCTGCCGGGAAAATACGCCTAAAAACAGGCAAATATAGCAATTTTTCAAAGAACAACGGGGACGATGTCCCAATTTACCAGCAATATGCTGGCAATATATAAATTTCTGGCGGTCGCGGTGTTGAAATTTTTTCGCGCCCCACAATTTTTAGGGAGAATCCGGGATACCTCACGGATTCAGGTACATGCAAACTCAGGTAACGACCCTCGTCGTATTGTTTCTTGTGCTAGCACCTATACTGGGCAATGTTGGGAAGAATATTTTTTACCCGCGGCTATATCACTTTTCCTTGATAATGGTAACAATGGTATTGCTGTTGGCATGGTGTAAACATACTAACCTTTTGGATATACATCTTTTTTAAGAGGGCGTATATTTATCTCATGGGGAATATTTGGCGGTGGATGGATCCCGGCGTAGGTTCCCAATCAGTTATTATTTATTTTAATTTCTTTACAATTTTATGAGGCATTAATGAAATGAGACAATTATCAGATAAATTTTTAAACGATCTTAAAATTGGTCTTTTATCTCCCATGCTTAAACGGATCAAGGA contains:
- a CDS encoding transposase — its product is MKRFILERSSDEFYTSHSGLALIGLGINRFTSLNAKLKKAIPDTKDIANTDVIRSYLGLLSLGKSDFEAIADMKDDRYFQQSLGIKAVPSPETLRQRLDETATVFQPIASSTYTEFIRNAKGKVTPLAMGHVAVDMDVFCMDNSGTKKEGSKHTYHGYDGYAPIAAYMGEEGWCINLEFREGSQHSQNNFIPFLQETISRAKSLTKKSLLFRLDSGHDAVETRATLYGHKKVDYILKWNPRKQDLPAWLARGLQEGEVSEPRRGKRVAVFSFNQLQEHEGKEFSTRLIVRVIERTIDKRGQLLLVPDIELEGWWTSLYLPEKEIIKLYRDHGTSEQFHSEFKTDMDLERLPSGKFATNSLIMSLAGLAYNILRFIGQLGLLGDRSPVRHSAKRRRIRTVIQELMYRAARLIETGRKLKLRFSRHCCAFDSFQAVYNRLAFG